In the genome of Drosophila kikkawai strain 14028-0561.14 chromosome 2R, DkikHiC1v2, whole genome shotgun sequence, the window ATGGGTACGTTCACCTTTCCCGTCACATTTTTTGCCTTCAGGAGCTCTGTCAACACAGAGGAGGTGCTCCGTTTAACAGGCATTGCAAAGGAGGAACGGAAGACAATGCTGGGCAATGAAAAGCAATGTGAAGtcgttttaaaaaaattctaccACTCGTTCTACATGTTCCCCGATCGGCAGTCTACCGCCTTTTTTAAGGACGACATATCCTTGCCGTTTAAACAGCAGCTCCTCAAGCATGGCGAGCCCTATGATGAATTGGCCAAGAATTCTGTTGAGAAACATGCCACAGGGAATAAGAGGTAAGCAAACAAAATGTTCGATTTCCCTCGAATGcatcttaaaaatgtttcttcTCAGAAAATCCGTCGTCAGCTATAAGGTGTTTGCGAAATACTTGGAGAATATGCACGACATAGTGTGGCAGCTTAAGATGCACGAAAAGCGGTACATACCCTTGGACTTTGATAAATGCACCTATGCCTTGTATCTTGAATTCTATCTCAAGCCGGAGATCCGCGAAAGTTACACGTTCAAGTGGCGACCGTGTAACCTGACCACGCATAAGCACCTGCTAAGCATCCCCAATAAGGAGTATGCCCAGGAGCTGAGGAGAACTTTACCTGTGCAAATGCCTGACTTTCCGAAAGAGGAAGAATCTACCGACGTAGCAGACGCCGATACACCTGTGCAGGCGAGAGATGAGTCAATATCTGCAGTAGATGTTCTAAGAAAGTCGCTCAAAAAGCCAAGTAGGATGCCTGAGCCTGAATTGAAGGTCAAAGACGAGGTGATAGAGTTAAGTGACGACTCAGAAGCAGCAACACCACCCGTTCTACAACAGATGAAGACCTTAGACCAAGCTGTGAAGGAGGTTTCATCACCAAAAAAAgggtaatttatttttgaatcaTTTTAAGTATAAAAAAGTTAGTTAACAATGACCTGTAAACTTTAAGCCAACCATCAGCAGCAGATGTTCTGAGGAAGTTaaccgaaaaaaataataatagcttAGAAACACCAACAAGGATAAACCAGTCAGAATTGGAGGTCGAAGATGAGGTCGTAGATATTGATGTCCATTCACAAGCAGCATATACTATGGAAAAAACACCCGTTCTACAAGGTGTGAAGAACGTTTCCCCACCAAAAAAAgggtaatttatttttgaatcattttaagtataaaaaagtttgttaaCAATGACCTGTAAACTTTAAGCCAACCATCAGCAGCAGATGTTCTGAGGAAGTTaaccgaaaaaaataataatagcttAGAAACACCAACAAGGATAAACCAGTCAGAATTGGAGGTCGAAGATGAGGTCGTAGATATTGATGTCCATTCACAAGCAGCATATACTATGGAAAAAACACCCGTTCTACGAGGTGTGAAGAACGTTTCCCCACCAAAAAAAgggtaatttatttttgaatcattttaagtataaaaaagtttgttaaCAATGACCTGTAAACTTTAAGCCAACCATCAGCAGCAGATGTTCTGAGAAAGTTAAccgaagaaaataataatagcttAGAAACACCAACAAGGATGCACCAGGCAGAATTGGAGGTCGAAGATGAGGTCGTAGATATTGATGTCCACTCACAAGCAGCATATACTATGGAAAAAACACCCGTTCTACGAGGTGTGAAGAACGTTTCCCCACCAAAAAAAGGGTAATTTacttttgaataattttaagtataaaaaagtttgttaaCAATGACCTGTAAACTTTAAGCCAACCATCAGCAACAGATGTTCTGAGGAAGTTaaccgaaaaaaataataatagcttAGAAACACCAACAAGGATGCACCAGGCAGAATTGGAGGTCGAAGACGAGATTATAGTTGATGATATGCAAAACACACCCATCCTTCACACAGATGTGGAAGTTAATATTGGAAGGTAAGATCCAAAGTGCCCAGAAAGTCTAAATTAACTTTAACTAATCCTTGTGTCTTTCAGCCACGGTCGGTTCATGTTTCCCGTGTCCTTTGAAACCTTCCGAGGGTGCATCAACTATGATGAGATTATTCGACCAATACTCAAGCTGAAAATTAAGGATAAATCCCAGCTAGCGAACTTAATTCTTCATCCCCGGAATCCAATCTGCGAAAAGATCTTCCGTCGCTATTATCGttccttttatattttccccGATTATCGGCTGAAGTTTGAATATCGATTTTCCTGCCCAGATAAGCGGGTCTTGAAAAAACTCACTGAATATGCCAAACCGCTCAATGAGAGTGCCCAAAAGACCATGAACCAGGACAAAACTATGGATCAAGAGGTGACAAATGTGGCTCCTGCTGAACAAAGAAAGCACAACCCAGCCGAAGAGCCCGAGACTGCCACAGTTTCAGCTCAGAAAGACAATCGGGAAGTTGAAAGCATTAAGGACAAAGAAATAAGcgaaaaagctaaaaaattgTCCAAGCTCCCTGTGCCCTTTAGCGTTTTCAAGCGCTATCTAAGAAACATTGACGAAATTACTCAGCAAATGAAGCTGTGCGACGAGTACAAGGAGAAATCTGATACGGAGTGCGCCGAAGAATACTACAAGGAATTTTATACGTCGCCAGAAATGCGTAACAAGTTTGAATATAAACTAAGGCCATGTCCCGCCAAGATGCGTGATACGCTCCTTGCTTATGCACAGCAACCAAAGCCGGAACATTCTTCTTCGCAGGGGTCAGATTGCGTTTGCTTGGATGATGTTCCGCAAACATCAACTAAAGAAGATACTCCCTCGGAGGAATTAAAAAATGATCCGGTAAAGAAGAGCAAGGCAAAGGAATCCCACGAAAATCATGTCTCATTTACACTTTTTAAACGTTATTTGAGCAATCTCCCAGAAATAGTCCAGCAAATGCTCCTTTGCGATGACCAAAGAGGGAAATCAGAGAAAGAATGTGCCCGGGATTACTATAACGCATTTTATACTTCGCAAGAAATGCGGGATAGGTATCCATACAAACTAAAGCCATGTcctggccaaatgaaaaacaagTTGCTCAGTTTTCCGAAAAAAGCCCATCAAATAGAGGAGGTTTCACCCGAAAAACAATCTGAACCATGTGCTTCCATTTGTAGTAGTTCCGACAAATTCGCAGATAACATTATTGTAACTGAAACGAATGAAGTGGAAGTGGATTCAGGGGAAATTCCAGTTGAAACACCCAATAATTTCCAACAAACAGAAGCGATCCTCAAACAGAAATCCaggtataattattatatttgtattattaattaaaaaactaataaatccTGTTtcatttttagaaaaacatCGTCAAATGCTCGCAGACAAAAGACCTTCCCAAAGTGAGTGCagaaatttctttatttttaatgaaaaaactaACATTTAACATTGCAGTGGCGCTTCCTTTGAATTCCCCGTGTCCATTGATACCTTCAAGCGGCACATCAACTGCGATGAGATTATCAAATCGTTGCGAGTGGCGTATGGCCAAAATGAGACTGACCAGAGAGACCGAGACAAAGAGTTATTTCATCAATTCTATTGCTCTTTTTACGTTCAAAAGGAGGTTCGCCAACGCCATtcgtataaatttcaaaatacaGATGAAGAGCTACTTGAGAAATTGGAAGAATATGCTGTGCCTCTGAACGATATGGCGAGGCAAACAATCTCGTCCGTTGAAGCGCAGGGCAAAGAAAACGAGAAGTCAGGAATGGCGCCACCTGCTCCGAAGGATGAAACTCTGATTACCATCTCGGGCATCGCGTACCGTTTTCCAGTGTCCTTTAAAACATTTCAGAAGTACATTAACTATGAAGATCTCAAGGTTGGTCTAGCCAATGGTCTAGCTAAGAAGAAAAAGAGCCCAGAGCAAGTGGCGGAGATTCTGGGGGACGAAGGCAGTTGCCTGCGCCTATTACGGCGCTATTATCTCTCATTTTACACCTTAGCGAATATTAGGAATAAGCTGGAATATAACTTCAATGCTGCGCCACTGGAACTTTCCGATAAATTACTCGAGTGGGCAAAGCCCATTAACGAGACCACTGTGCCAACAGGGTCTGTGCCTCAGACCAAACAAGGAGTTCCTAGTGCTCATTCTACTCCGAATCTAGATGCCATCAGGGAAGCGGAACTAGTAaagtaagtaaaatatttttttttattggattAGAGGATCTGAGAACTAAaatcgttttctttttttttttgttatgtatagcaagataaaaaacaatattgtCACTTACAGGCCTCACGATTTACGCAAATATATATCTTCCCGTGTCGCGTCACCAACGAAACAAGCTGCTCTGGAACGAGATATTGTTGGTTCTATCCAAATGGAAATACCAGAATTAGTTGAACAACAACCAACTAGCGACAAGAATATAGAAGCCAAGACAACTAGCGAGAAGAATATTGGAGGCAAGACAACCAGCGGGAAGAATATAGAAGCTAAGACAACTAGCGAGAAGAATATTGGAGCCAAGACAACCAGCGGGAAGAATATAGAAGGCAAAACAACTAGCGAGAAAGAAAAAGCAACTAGCGAGAAGAATATGGAAGCGAAGAAATCTAGCGAGAAGAATATAGAAGGCAAGAAAACTAGCGAGAAGAATATTGGAGTCAAGGCAACTAGCGAGAAGAATATTGGAGTCAAGACAACTAGCGAGAAGAATATTGGAGCCAAGACTGCTAGCGAGAAGAacataaaagaaaagacaattAGCGAGAAAAATATAGAAGCCAAGACTACTAGCGAGAAGAATATCGAAGCCAAAACAACCAGCGGAAAGAATATAGAAGGCAAAACAACAAGCGAGAAGACCATAAAAGAAAAAGCAACTACCGAGAAGAATATAGAAGCGAAGACAACTAGCGAGAAGAATATTGGAGCCAAGACTGCTAGCGAGAAGACCATAATAGAAAAAGCAATTAGCGAGAAGAATATAGAAGCCAATTCTACAAAGAAATCAGAGAGTTCATCAGAGATTACGAGACCcgtcagcagcaacaacaaaaaagtgacAAAGCAACCCGAAGAAAACCAGAAtaaagaaaatgcaaaaagcCAGGATGGAACAGGAACCAGCGATTCTACAGCAGCAAAAACCCAAAGTATGTTGGAGGAAGCaaagaaacaattttttgccGAAAGCAGTAAGGTAAGAAACACACCAttgagaaaataataaaaacctcTTAACCACTATCTAACCCCAAATAGGATCACAAAATGGCTTACTTGATCTGCACGAGCCAAGGTCTGAAGAGGTCGATTTGGCGGATATTGTACCAACTAACCTTGGAGGAATTCAAGACCTACACAAGCATTCACAACGGCGAGGACTTTTACAGGAAAGATGAGGACCTACATCCATACTACGAGCATGTGGTAGACAAGGGAAACTGGCCCTTAAATCTGTACGTTAGGCTGCCCCTTCTGAGGCAGCTACTCCACAGCAAGGGCGTGCATCTAGGCAGGCTGGACCTTGGCCAGCTGTCGCCAAAGATGATCCACTGGGTAGAGGCTGAGCACACCGATTTCGATAAGATCGTTGAAATGCAGTTCAAAGAACGAACGGGCGAGGAAATCGATAGTGTCGAGCAGTGGTTTCAGGAGCGTGAAGATTTCTATGAAGCCTGCTGGCTCCGCGATCACTGGATTTACAAAGTGCCTCAAATAACGAACGATGATCTGCAGGACGAGAGTTATGTTAGGGACCTTCCCTTGCCCGATTTCAATGGAATTGTAATAAGTGAGTGTATATACCATTGCAgggatattataattttaggtttgcaacgcagtgaagtgAATTCTTGATCGGCattaacagccgagtcgatctattcatgtccgtctgtccgtttctacgcaaactagtcccccagatttgaagctatctgaataatATGCAAAGTCTTGTGactactctcactgctatatttatattctgttctctgtttttcaacatattttcatctttGACCAGAATGGAtagattcttaatgatccaattgcaaactgcaaggttttacaaacttcggcgtgccaaagttagctttctttcttgttagtGTTACATTATAAGACTTTCAGCTTGTAATTAATCATATTCTCTTGACAGAATCCCTCGCTACTGCAAAAAGCGGAGATGAAAGTAGCCAGACTGAGATTTTATCCATATCCTCAAGCCCTGACATGGTGCCAGGTGAGCCTTTTACTTGGAATTATGTTATTCCCAAGACCAACCATAGCTCTGTTTACCTTCACAGATAGTCAGAGCTGTCCTCCTACTCAGCTCAGCAACAGCTCGAACCTTGTGGACATTTCCAGCATTGACATACAGTCTCAAGTGTCGCAAACTTCACCCGCCTTAAGTGAGTTTTtgtgttaaattttaaaatctttatctTCTAAATATTGTATTCTCTTGACAGAATCACTCGCTACTGCAAAAAGCGGAGATGGAAGTAGCCAAGCTGAGATTTTATCCATGTCCTCAAGCACAGACATGGTGCCAGGTGAGTCTTTTACTTGGAATTACGTTATTCCCAAGACCAACCATAGCTTTTCTTACCTTCACAGATAGTCAGAGCTGTCCTTCTACTCAGCTCAGCAACACCTCGAACTTTGTGGACATTGGCAGCGTGGATATGCAATCCCAAGTGCCCGACACTCCACTCGATCCGTTGGCTTCGCAAACTGAGACGTTGGCTTCGCAAACTGAGACGTTGGCTTCGCAAACTGAGACGTTGGCTTCGCAAACTGAGACGTTGGCTTCGCAAACTGAGACGTTGGCTTCGCAAACTGAGACATTGGCTTCTGTTAAGCAGGAACCTATAAATTTCCTCAACAACATGCGTGGCATCTGCGACACGAATGGCTGCGAATGGGAGAACATTGGGTTGGAGGAGCAAATCATAAACCTAGATTCCAGTCAAGAGGAAGGTTCTAGCTTGTCCTGTTTTGCCATTCCAAAGCCTTCAGAAACGATATCGTCATTCCAGTCGTTGGACTCTCTACTCACGGCCACGATGTTTGAGGACGAAAACTCTATTGAGGAAGAGGAATCTCAGCCAAAGACAAGCAATAACATTCAGAACTTGCCAGAGCAGCCTGTAGAGCCAGCTGTAAAGCCTGAACCTAGTTCAACAGTCGCTGAGACCAATGTGATTCAGCCGCAGGTGCAACCCGCAGATAACCGCAAAAAGAAGCTGCCGGCCAGCAATGAGGTGCCCAGTAAGCGAGTCCGCTTGATGAACGACAAGGTGCCGCAGCTGAGACACGAGTTTCGGCCGTTGCCCCTGAATGCCTGCGTTCGTATTGAGACCGAAATCGTGGGGACAAATGAAACAACTCCTACGGAACAACCTCATATTAACCCAACCCCGCAGCCAGAGGTAGTACCCAACACGATTACTCCATCGCAGGAATTTGCCCAGGACAACACACTATTGGCGTCTTCACAGCTGGCGCCCCTCCTAGATACGGTACCGCCTGGCGTTACCGTTCGAAAGGTAAACCAAAAAGACCAAGTTGGTAAGAATTTAAGCAAGGTTCAGAAGCCTACACTCCGGCAGACAGCTATATTCCGTAAGCTggagcgtttttattttttcgcctCCTTGACGGTCCAACAAATAATCCAGTACAGAATCGAGGGGCACCTTCAAGGGGCGACTTATCAGAGTGCCATGCTCAAGATCGACGGGAAGTGCTCCCTAGTGCGGGGTCCCCTTCTAAAAATACTCTTTCCCCACCTTTCACCCCAGCTGCGTTCCGATTTGCAGCAAGTGCTGGCCGACATGCCGGAGTTCGTCTACAGCTGTCGCTGGCGCCGGGTGCAGAAGGATCCCACCGAAGATCTCCGAAAAAGGGTCCTATTCACGTTCATGGACATGGCTCCAGAGTTTGGGCAATTTCGCTTACTGTTTGATACGGATTCGAGAGAGTGGGCAACCTGCAGCGAAATCGGCAGGTGGCATGCCGCGGAGAGGGCTGAGACGCGTCCAACTGACTTTGAGAAGGTCATCAGCCCAGGCATCCTAGAGAAAATGAGGGAATATAAAGCTCTAATGTCTTAAACTTATTtagaaatggaaaaaaaaataaatatatataattagcTAAAAGTTTCCATGTATTTTTCTATCTTTTCAGAAACCCAATTATAGAAGTTAAGCAAGCTTATGGTATAAGGAGCCAAAAggatatatgttatatatgtacatatagaaGTACAAAAAGTTCTGTTTTGTTCTCTTTTAaattggaaatggaaatgatatctattttattatcagttaataaatgttttatgCGATACATCGACTTGAGTTTTTAGAATTGATTTAATCGAAAAAGTTAAGGACAAAGTTCAAAATTTTCAATgtgttgtaattaattataattcttGCTCTTTTATGAATCCAAAATTGTCCGAATTTGACATTTCGGACTCCATTAGCTGACCGAATACAATAATCAATGCCAATTTATTGTATAATTTCATcatagaaacaaaaatatatcatttttgATTATAATTTGTGGTTTTTGGGAATTccgaattttttaaatttaaatacaaatatcgaTAGATAAATTCTATTATCGACTTTCTGTCATCGATTAATTGCCAATAAGTCCCTAAAAGTTACCAAACGCGCTTTTTCGCTTTTGtaaacaatttggaaagccGGCTGAGGACATGGATCGCTTGGCCAGGATCTTCTCGCAGCAGGACGAACTGATAACTCTGGACAGTGGGTTTAAGGATGAGTACGAAACATTCAAGTCCCTGCATGCCTTGCCGGCAGAAAAGCGCCAGAGTCTCGAGCAGCTGACACTGAAGTTATTGACGGACTTGGAGCTGCCGCATGACAGGGATTCATGCGCGTTGAGATCGCGGACCCTGCGCGAGGAGGGTAACCTCGTATTCAGGGACGATACCAAGGAAGCGGAACAAATACTAAAAGCCTGCCGACTCTACACGGGCGCCGTTTTTGAGGCGGAGGACGCTTCTGAGGAACTGGCTCTTGCCTTTGCCAACCGAGGCATGGCTTTGCAGGAGTACGGGTATTACCGTGAGGCCTACGACGATTGCGCCAATGCGCTGGACTGCGGGTATCCGGAAAAGCTGCAGCACAAGGTAATCATGCGCCAGGCGTTTTGTGCCTGGAAGTTGGAAAATATTGAGGCATTCGAGGAGCACTTGGCGTGTCTGGAGAAGCTGCAGCTGAATGAGGGCTATGAACGACAGGTAAAGCATCTCAAAGAGAAGCTGGAGCTACTGAAAAGCCACAAGAAGCAGACAGTAATTAATGAGACAGAGGCTGGCACAGTTTTGGAGGAAATGTAAGCCCACCTAAGCACgcacatacatttattttagtaATCTTTAAACCCTTATATGGCAGCCTTACAGATCCTGGAGAGCGTGGTCGCTATATGGTGGCCAAGGAAGCTATACCCCAGGGCAAAGTGATCTTCTCCGAGCGAGCCTCCTGTTTTGTTCCCCTGGAGCAACGACTGATTTGCCATCAGTGTGCCGCCACCTTGATGAGTGCCCCTATACCCTGTTCGCAGTGTCACCAGCGAGTGGTGTACTGCTCCAGAAAGTGCAGGGAGAAGCATTTGGCCATCCACAGGTACGAGTGCGCCGCTTACCGCCGGGATTTGCTCAAGCTTTTGGGCGTTTCTCACTTGGCATTGCGTCTGGTCCTGACCTATGTGCCTCTGATGCTGCCGCATCTTGCGGGTTGTACCAGCTCCCAAGCGATTTGGAGTAGTATCACTGAATTGTCAGCAAACCAGGAGCAGGAAACTGTTCCTGAATACGTGCAAAGCCTAAGCATGGCCAGCCATCTGAAGCAGGCCTCGCAGGCGGAGTTGGTCTACCATATGCTCTGCGCCAACCTTCTTCAGACGTATCTTAAGGAGCACACAGACTTCTTCAAACAATTCAACGCCTCATCAGCCTCCATTGAAGATTGGCAAGTGGTTATATCAGCCTTGATCCTACGCTCCGCCGGACAATTACTAGCCAATGGTCATGTGAGCAGCTCCCTGCTGCCAGTTGGTCTACAAACCAATGAATTTGCTCTGCTGCAGTCGGACATGTGGGAGAGTCCGCTTCATTTGAGGCTGGGGCAGCTGCACAATCTGGCCCGTTCGGAGCTAATTACGGCCATCAATCTGCCGTATTTGAGCTTGTGCAACCATGGCTGTGCTCCTTCTATTTCCacgaagttcgacggctgctCGGTAGTTAATTATTCTTTGGGCGACTTGGCGAGGGGCGAGGAGATCTTCAATTGTTATACACGGGATTATAGGAACAGCTTGAAGCAGCAGCGCTTGCAGGCATTGGAGGAGGTCTACAAATTCCAGTGTAGCTGTGACAAGTGCAAGCGCCCTGATCCCGATCAGGATTACGTAAGCAACTAAGCTTTGGAATATTAAGAATTCCTTGAAATTTAAACTCTTAACTTTTTTATAAGCTCGCCTTCCATCGGTATCGCTGTGAGAAGCCCAACTGCCGGCAGATTTTTACACCAGATGTAGATGGACTTCCACAGAATAGTCTCAACTGGTGGCTGCATTCCCAGGTAGAGAATTCCATTGTTTGCACAGTCTGCCAAGAGCGGCAGCTTTTCCCCTGGTATAACGACTTCCTGGACCTCGTTGAGAGCTGTGTTGATTATAGCAAGAGACAGCTGCTCTTCCAGGCGTACGATGATCTGGACAAATGGCTAATGGAGCATCACAGTCTGAAGAGGAATCTGGCCGGAGAACTAATCATGTCCTGCTTTGTGGAGATAGATGGTAGGATAAtccatcaatcaatcaattattACGAAAATCTAAGATTATATTTCCTTGTAGTAGGTTGTATTCTGGAGGATTGGGAGTACGAGAACCTGGCCAAGGTTATCCGCCATCAACTGAAGGGCACTGCGGCCCAGTGCGGCGCCAACTCCCTGGAGTACCTCACAGAGATGACCTATCTTTGGGATTTAATTGCCTTGAAAAAATGCGAGAGCAACGAAATGGAATTGTTAGAGCTGAAAGGTAAGCTGGAGTATCTGGCCAGCGAATATCGCGAGGTGTTTCTGAACTATTACAACGATTTTATTGAGCAACAATGTAAATAACGATGATATACACGCTATAAATTCACTAGTTTCGAGCTACAAGCAATTAACACTGGCACTTTTAACCTACAACTAATATCTGAGCTGAGCTGGGCTCTCCCTTCGTTTAGATGAAATGAGAGGCATATTCGTGGGGCATCACGCCC includes:
- the tea gene encoding protein telomere ends associated isoform X5, with translation MSPPPKKPKMEDNRCSQKPVSFEQFKKIIENLPDICFNVQRDGVAGKGGKTLDECALWYYESFYKDPEVRKKYPYKLRACPMNIRTKLLSMPEPGPVGEPHQAAEGVLVKVARMGTFTFPVTFFAFRSSVNTEEVLRLTGIAKEERKTMLGNEKQCEVVLKKFYHSFYMFPDRQSTAFFKDDISLPFKQQLLKHGEPYDELAKNSVEKHATGNKRKSVVSYKVFAKYLENMHDIVWQLKMHEKRYIPLDFDKCTYALYLEFYLKPEIRESYTFKWRPCNLTTHKHLLSIPNKEYAQELRRTLPVQMPDFPKEEESTDVADADTPVQARDESISAVDVLRKSLKKPSRMPEPELKVKDEVIELSDDSEAATPPVLQQMKTLDQAVKEVSSPKKGQPSAADVLRKLTEKNNNSLETPTRINQSELEVEDEVVDIDVHSQAAYTMEKTPVLQGVKNVSPPKKGQPSAADVLRKLTEKNNNSLETPTRINQSELEVEDEVVDIDVHSQAAYTMEKTPVLRGVKNVSPPKKGQPSAADVLRKLTEENNNSLETPTRMHQAELEVEDEVVDIDVHSQAAYTMEKTPVLRGVKNVSPPKKGQPSATDVLRKLTEKNNNSLETPTRMHQAELEVEDEIIVDDMQNTPILHTDVEVNIGSHGRFMFPVSFETFRGCINYDEIIRPILKLKIKDKSQLANLILHPRNPICEKIFRRYYRSFYIFPDYRLKFEYRFSCPDKRVLKKLTEYAKPLNESAQKTMNQDKTMDQEVTNVAPAEQRKHNPAEEPETATVSAQKDNREVESIKDKEISEKAKKLSKLPVPFSVFKRYLRNIDEITQQMKLCDEYKEKSDTECAEEYYKEFYTSPEMRNKFEYKLRPCPAKMRDTLLAYAQQPKPEHSSSQGSDCVCLDDVPQTSTKEDTPSEELKNDPVKKSKAKESHENHVSFTLFKRYLSNLPEIVQQMLLCDDQRGKSEKECARDYYNAFYTSQEMRDRYPYKLKPCPGQMKNKLLSFPKKAHQIEEVSPEKQSEPCASICSSSDKFADNIIVTETNEVEVDSGEIPVETPNNFQQTEAILKQKSRKTSSNARRQKTFPNGASFEFPVSIDTFKRHINCDEIIKSLRVAYGQNETDQRDRDKELFHQFYCSFYVQKEVRQRHSYKFQNTDEELLEKLEEYAVPLNDMARQTISSVEAQGKENEKSGMAPPAPKDETLITISGIAYRFPVSFKTFQKYINYEDLKVGLANGLAKKKKSPEQVAEILGDEGSCLRLLRRYYLSFYTLANIRNKLEYNFNAAPLELSDKLLEWAKPINETTVPTGSVPQTKQGVPSAHSTPNLDAIREAELVNKIKNNIVTYRPHDLRKYISSRVASPTKQAALERDIVGSIQMEIPELVEQQPTSDKNIEAKTTSEKNIGGKTTSGKNIEAKTTSEKNIGAKTTSGKNIEGKTTSEKEKATSEKNMEAKKSSEKNIEGKKTSEKNIGVKATSEKNIGVKTTSEKNIGAKTASEKNIKEKTISEKNIEAKTTSEKNIEAKTTSGKNIEGKTTSEKTIKEKATTEKNIEAKTTSEKNIGAKTASEKTIIEKAISEKNIEANSTKKSESSSEITRPVSSNNKKVTKQPEENQNKENAKSQDGTGTSDSTAAKTQSMLEEAKKQFFAESSKDHKMAYLICTSQGLKRSIWRILYQLTLEEFKTYTSIHNGEDFYRKDEDLHPYYEHVVDKGNWPLNLYVRLPLLRQLLHSKGVHLGRLDLGQLSPKMIHWVEAEHTDFDKIVEMQFKERTGEEIDSVEQWFQEREDFYEACWLRDHWIYKVPQITNDDLQDESYVRDLPLPDFNGIVIKSLATAKSGDESSQTEILSISSSPDMVPDSQSCPPTQLSNSSNLVDISSIDIQSQVSQTSPALKSLATAKSGDGSSQAEILSMSSSTDMVPDSQSCPSTQLSNTSNFVDIGSVDMQSQVPDTPLDPLASQTETLASQTETLASQTETLASQTETLASQTETLASQTETLASVKQEPINFLNNMRGICDTNGCEWENIGLEEQIINLDSSQEEGSSLSCFAIPKPSETISSFQSLDSLLTATMFEDENSIEEEESQPKTSNNIQNLPEQPVEPAVKPEPSSTVAETNVIQPQVQPADNRKKKLPASNEVPSKRVRLMNDKVPQLRHEFRPLPLNACVRIETEIVGTNETTPTEQPHINPTPQPEVVPNTITPSQEFAQDNTLLASSQLAPLLDTVPPGVTVRKLRSDLQQVLADMPEFVYSCRWRRVQKDPTEDLRKRVLFTFMDMAPEFGQFRLLFDTDSREWATCSEIGRWHAAERAETRPTDFEKVISPGILEKMREYKALMS